The following are encoded in a window of Longibacter salinarum genomic DNA:
- a CDS encoding response regulator → MPITADPSDINILVVDDEKDVVEVVSHFLQEEGYNVETAFDGEEALEKAGSDINLIVLDIMLPGLDGYEVCRRLRSRVETEMIPIIFLSAKTEEEDQIEGLMLGGDDYLTKPVSPQVLVAHVKAVLRRSGVEESNILEVDNLTIYEDEYRAELNGEDLGLTLTEFELLRYLVRHPRKAFTRQQLLETIWKDAMMVTERTVDAHIKNLREKLGEFAKHIQTVRGVGYRFVREEESAEA, encoded by the coding sequence ATGCCGATTACCGCAGATCCCAGCGATATCAACATCCTCGTCGTCGACGATGAAAAGGACGTCGTCGAGGTCGTCAGCCATTTCCTTCAGGAGGAAGGCTACAACGTCGAAACCGCATTTGACGGCGAAGAAGCCCTCGAAAAGGCCGGCAGCGACATCAACCTCATCGTCCTGGACATCATGCTGCCGGGCCTCGATGGGTATGAGGTCTGCCGCCGCCTTCGCTCCCGCGTCGAGACGGAAATGATCCCGATCATCTTCCTCAGCGCGAAAACCGAAGAAGAGGACCAGATCGAAGGCCTCATGCTCGGCGGCGACGACTACCTCACAAAGCCGGTGTCGCCCCAGGTTCTCGTGGCGCACGTCAAAGCCGTCCTCCGTCGGTCCGGCGTCGAAGAAAGCAACATCCTCGAGGTCGACAACCTCACGATTTACGAGGACGAGTATCGCGCTGAGCTGAACGGAGAAGACCTCGGCCTCACGCTCACTGAGTTCGAACTCCTCCGCTACCTCGTTCGCCATCCGCGCAAGGCGTTCACGCGCCAGCAGCTTCTGGAAACGATCTGGAAGGATGCCATGATGGTGACCGAGCGTACGGTCGACGCCCACATCAAGAACCTCCGCGAGAAGCTCGGCGAGTTCGCCAAGCACATCCAGACGGTTCGCGGCGTAGGCTACCGGTTCGTCCGCGAGGAAGAATCTGCCGAAGCGTAA
- the alr gene encoding alanine racemase has product MTGDVPAAGSSVYAEIDLAAIRSNTRLLMERAAPAQLMAVVKADAYSHGATQIAPVLEQEGVAAFAVARPTEGVELREAGITTRILVLGAPLPGDLPVCAHHDLDVTVSSLEVAERVRDYARVQPLRVHLKVDTGMSRLGVSPEDVSDVYRTLQKERRVTVGGVWTHFATADAPGHPLTATQRERFDALRRELDLPLSFHTDNTGALLTGDGTLPSPEGPASQTYPSYVRTGIAVYGLAPTSELSSGEVASKLRPALALRARVTHLHTIDAGTSVSYGATWTADRPTRIATLGAGYADGYPRLGSGSARVRIGDELRPVVGTICMDMCMVDLGPPDSPLARRVEVGNAATLFGPDGPTIYDVARWARTIPYEICCGLSRRVPRIYTDGEDSEDEANR; this is encoded by the coding sequence ATGACCGGAGACGTTCCGGCTGCGGGAAGCTCGGTGTACGCAGAGATTGACCTGGCTGCAATCCGGTCGAACACCCGTCTGCTCATGGAGCGCGCGGCCCCGGCACAGCTGATGGCGGTGGTGAAGGCCGACGCGTACAGCCATGGAGCGACGCAGATCGCACCGGTTCTGGAGCAAGAAGGCGTGGCCGCCTTCGCTGTAGCTCGGCCCACAGAGGGCGTCGAACTCCGGGAGGCGGGCATCACGACGCGAATTCTCGTTCTGGGTGCCCCACTTCCGGGTGATCTTCCCGTCTGTGCGCACCACGATCTCGATGTAACCGTGTCTTCTCTCGAAGTCGCTGAACGCGTACGTGACTACGCAAGAGTTCAACCCCTTCGTGTTCACCTGAAGGTCGATACCGGCATGAGCCGGCTCGGCGTCTCCCCCGAAGACGTATCGGATGTCTACCGCACATTACAGAAGGAACGCCGCGTCACTGTCGGAGGCGTATGGACCCATTTTGCAACCGCCGACGCCCCGGGTCACCCGTTGACCGCCACACAGCGCGAGCGCTTCGACGCACTTCGCCGCGAACTCGACCTTCCCCTTTCGTTTCACACGGATAATACCGGGGCTCTCCTGACGGGGGACGGCACGCTGCCGTCACCTGAAGGTCCCGCATCTCAGACGTACCCGTCCTACGTACGCACGGGAATCGCCGTGTACGGCCTCGCGCCTACGTCTGAGTTGAGCAGTGGAGAGGTTGCATCCAAGCTCCGTCCCGCGCTCGCGTTGCGAGCACGAGTAACGCACCTGCACACGATCGATGCTGGGACATCGGTTTCCTATGGTGCCACATGGACGGCCGACCGTCCAACTCGAATCGCAACCCTGGGCGCCGGCTATGCCGACGGATACCCGCGCCTCGGCAGCGGAAGTGCACGCGTTCGCATCGGCGACGAGCTCCGCCCCGTCGTCGGCACCATCTGCATGGACATGTGCATGGTCGACCTCGGCCCGCCCGATAGCCCTCTGGCACGGCGGGTCGAGGTCGGCAATGCAGCCACCCTCTTCGGTCCCGACGGACCCACCATCTATGATGTGGCCCGATGGGCTCGAACTATTCCGTACGAAATTTGCTGCGGTTTGTCACGACGTGTCCCACGGATTTACACCGACGGTGAGGATTCCGAGGACGAGGCCAACCGCTAA